Proteins encoded in a region of the Streptomyces violaceoruber genome:
- a CDS encoding DNA-binding protein — translation MSDGTTRHGAAEEVAELLRSGAVLPPGTTGGGDRAVPVFTRAYRHPGLDDRIVVRLTPADPSGTEPAAGDPAGGDGGGFLGLLPVGEPVEVGVGQHRAMGFPEWVLVRHPTDGHLAMSLVEEMNKVARTVRSRAKRARATYESIGARLAGSVPHFLPTFYEEAGRVFLAAGEKAYASQMFVNARKAETAHALPFDEARMDAVFLEFALADAMPTKVLSSYAKGLSSRVPAATAYRHLRGLFVRLAAHGVAPSSPGAGDLRKLAKAVAGRNALAEEMAYLREVLPLPGTRKAPPGWWKAHRAALLELSRREPAARGTLLGLLPSEWEHEELGQWLDLLDKTGATEGLCDATLPAEARSPDGTAGWTRRFLALCRTHERYLAPSELYPLVDRMAGALRAELNDENATLRPPVGDVDLLDQLLALDVPVGDPEARPWLNLQDWAARDGRRDLLALAADTRFREVFRSGCPTYEREGIDKRTVARLAESPGGRPMLAEWVAGVSRGYLICGLGDFTLNSGPFQTLNWLPGEILATAEQEVRDALGTGMAPVLGRALRNGLLDELGWPAWDEAIGSSASPEQARATQVAEAWPHLVVLQGTHARVLGAQGTVLSHQLRLPDERGPGSPDVRYVDGALLVSWYVSATSTSYGYWYHPDTGVSPTTELTGDVRSCYACHADGSGGTNGMPPASLPLPGGGRTTGHGVLRPGDTHVPWRRRVIGDGTSHWVWIDDWSREKNSTWHAYEPADDTAGERDGPDWFAEGLRAAPEGSTLGACWLLPAPSAEPGPVCAPVDGLLGWRVIIGPDGSRHGQDLAGHSVVVPRRVGGSPENALVFPGTDRAVTVMRWSSDLQLRDSDQAVLAHFNRDQTAGPFSAGTPLLPPLRYWHLLRPRDPQGSAALRRVGDDVAAELLAAAVAETTGDGAADRDAVLGPVRTLFPEVGDEALLRGITGVARYAAEQQRVLDGLLARLDSAVRGVVPEEPRPALGDRLLASALNGVGLTERDARWYYDFQHSLFELPQLLARSMKGLAEPAPAGIFHLSLAKQEPLEHLNGLALPELPAVLALRAASEATEEEHRQALDTFLGELDAHGLTELDPGHWRRVHLAFDPDTFDGPGDTHGYRRGTVLNLEGGAFLVFPDDWYQFVREYGPHEVKGKHYGAAYHDPSGRFETPAPYTPVSEEPFVPEPTRAPGWVAAFRAELAERGPVPWRPEAAEEFARLTGVTPTTARLVLAGMPQTDDKRANVPSATLKVIGVKSADARVSKDELRSLDSAALRAVVAALLPTEPSRLWTHGPDTARAAEVWNERLGRRTPLPEDVLHDAVRTVEPVGWAPADALRGFVHLATEPRLTTDLTWSFGRYYLETAEQTPRFDSSVLKGSVALAAWLAHRLPSGDPLRATLPGVLTALRERLAHPGLLLALDRRGIDWEAFRRAASDPAETGDDFERHGAVVLGTERTEPLPAIRPALLDAAGHDPHLAALYTGERPNAQETALRLVHDRPFAELLADPGDPLAGERDADGLWWPQDPARSVPDLVGEAAKRYGIGEDAAVLYLMLLAMPDPTDRNTARWTGWGGQRGGTARLRAARAELAATDLVVEGSRSKAGRSLFLPGGWTRPGNPHLPLERWKLPMYDLLEGEAPVLGVVVPTRPVPAVYREAWQRVQDGDAPRLEELEVPRPGRRRR, via the coding sequence ATGAGCGACGGCACGACACGGCACGGGGCGGCGGAAGAGGTGGCGGAGCTGCTGCGCTCCGGAGCCGTGTTGCCGCCCGGCACCACCGGGGGAGGCGACCGCGCCGTGCCCGTGTTCACCCGGGCCTACCGGCATCCGGGGCTGGACGACCGGATCGTCGTACGTCTGACGCCCGCCGACCCGTCCGGCACGGAACCCGCCGCGGGAGACCCGGCGGGCGGGGACGGTGGCGGATTCCTCGGGCTGCTGCCCGTGGGCGAGCCGGTCGAGGTCGGCGTCGGACAGCACCGGGCCATGGGCTTCCCCGAGTGGGTGCTGGTCCGCCACCCCACCGACGGCCACCTCGCGATGTCCCTGGTCGAGGAGATGAACAAGGTCGCCAGGACGGTGCGCTCCCGGGCGAAGAGGGCCCGCGCCACCTACGAGTCGATCGGCGCCCGCCTCGCGGGTTCCGTGCCGCACTTCCTGCCCACCTTCTACGAGGAGGCCGGCCGGGTGTTCCTGGCCGCCGGCGAGAAGGCCTACGCCTCGCAGATGTTCGTCAACGCGCGCAAGGCCGAGACGGCCCACGCCCTGCCGTTCGACGAGGCCCGCATGGACGCGGTGTTCCTGGAGTTCGCCCTCGCCGACGCCATGCCGACCAAGGTGCTCTCCAGTTACGCCAAGGGACTCTCGTCCCGGGTGCCGGCCGCCACCGCCTACCGGCACCTGCGCGGGCTCTTCGTCCGGCTCGCCGCGCACGGTGTGGCCCCGTCGAGCCCCGGCGCGGGTGACCTGCGAAAGCTGGCGAAGGCCGTCGCGGGCAGGAACGCTCTCGCCGAGGAGATGGCGTACCTGCGCGAGGTGCTGCCGCTGCCCGGCACCCGCAAGGCACCACCCGGCTGGTGGAAGGCCCACCGGGCCGCCCTGCTGGAACTGAGCCGGCGCGAACCCGCCGCCCGCGGCACCCTGCTCGGACTGCTCCCCTCGGAGTGGGAGCACGAGGAGCTGGGGCAGTGGCTCGACCTGCTGGACAAGACCGGCGCCACCGAGGGACTGTGCGACGCCACGCTGCCCGCCGAGGCCCGGTCACCCGACGGCACCGCCGGCTGGACCCGCAGGTTCCTCGCCCTGTGCCGCACCCACGAGCGGTACCTCGCGCCGTCCGAGCTGTACCCCCTCGTGGACCGCATGGCCGGTGCCCTGCGCGCCGAACTGAACGACGAGAACGCTACGTTGCGGCCCCCGGTCGGCGACGTCGACCTTCTCGACCAGCTCCTCGCCCTGGACGTCCCGGTCGGCGACCCCGAGGCCCGCCCGTGGCTCAACCTCCAGGACTGGGCGGCCCGCGACGGACGGCGCGACCTCCTCGCCCTGGCGGCCGACACCCGCTTCCGAGAAGTCTTCCGGAGCGGCTGCCCCACCTACGAGCGCGAGGGCATCGACAAGCGCACCGTGGCCCGGCTGGCCGAGTCGCCGGGCGGCCGCCCGATGCTCGCCGAGTGGGTGGCCGGGGTCAGCCGCGGCTACCTCATCTGCGGACTGGGCGACTTCACCCTCAACAGCGGCCCGTTCCAGACGCTGAACTGGCTGCCGGGCGAGATCCTGGCGACCGCCGAGCAGGAGGTGCGGGACGCGCTGGGCACCGGCATGGCGCCCGTGCTGGGCCGCGCCCTGCGGAACGGCCTGCTCGACGAACTGGGCTGGCCCGCCTGGGACGAGGCGATCGGCTCGTCCGCGTCCCCGGAGCAGGCCCGGGCGACACAGGTGGCGGAGGCCTGGCCGCACCTCGTCGTCCTTCAGGGCACGCACGCGCGGGTGCTCGGCGCGCAGGGCACGGTCCTCAGCCACCAGCTCCGCCTCCCGGACGAGCGGGGCCCGGGCAGCCCCGACGTCCGGTACGTGGACGGCGCACTGCTCGTCTCCTGGTACGTGTCCGCCACATCCACCTCGTACGGCTACTGGTACCACCCCGACACGGGCGTCTCGCCGACCACGGAACTCACCGGCGACGTCCGTTCCTGCTACGCCTGCCACGCGGACGGCAGCGGCGGGACGAACGGCATGCCGCCCGCCTCACTCCCGCTCCCCGGGGGCGGCAGGACCACCGGCCACGGCGTGCTGCGACCCGGGGACACCCACGTTCCGTGGCGGCGCCGGGTGATCGGCGACGGCACCTCGCACTGGGTCTGGATCGACGACTGGTCCCGCGAGAAGAACAGCACCTGGCACGCCTACGAGCCGGCCGACGACACGGCGGGGGAGCGCGACGGCCCGGACTGGTTCGCCGAAGGGCTGCGCGCCGCACCGGAGGGCAGCACTCTCGGCGCCTGCTGGCTGCTGCCCGCCCCGTCCGCCGAACCGGGCCCGGTGTGCGCCCCGGTGGACGGGCTGCTCGGCTGGCGGGTGATCATCGGGCCCGACGGCTCGCGGCACGGACAGGACCTGGCCGGCCACTCGGTCGTCGTACCGCGGCGCGTGGGCGGGAGCCCGGAGAACGCGCTGGTCTTCCCAGGCACCGACCGGGCCGTCACCGTGATGCGATGGTCGAGCGACCTCCAACTGCGGGACTCCGACCAGGCGGTGCTCGCCCACTTCAACCGTGATCAGACAGCCGGTCCCTTCTCCGCGGGCACCCCCCTGCTGCCGCCCCTGCGCTACTGGCACCTGCTCCGGCCCCGCGACCCGCAGGGCTCCGCGGCGCTCCGCCGGGTCGGCGACGACGTCGCGGCGGAGCTGCTGGCGGCGGCCGTCGCCGAGACGACCGGAGACGGGGCGGCGGACCGGGACGCGGTGCTCGGCCCCGTCCGCACGCTCTTCCCGGAGGTCGGCGACGAGGCGCTGCTCCGGGGCATCACCGGCGTGGCGCGCTACGCCGCCGAGCAGCAGCGCGTCCTGGACGGGCTGCTCGCCCGGCTGGACTCGGCGGTCCGGGGCGTCGTCCCGGAGGAACCGCGGCCCGCACTCGGCGACCGCCTGCTCGCCTCCGCGCTGAACGGCGTCGGCCTGACCGAACGCGACGCACGCTGGTACTACGACTTCCAGCACAGCCTCTTCGAGCTTCCGCAGCTCCTCGCCCGGTCGATGAAGGGCCTGGCCGAACCGGCTCCCGCGGGCATCTTTCACCTGTCGCTCGCCAAGCAGGAGCCGTTGGAGCACCTCAACGGGCTGGCCCTGCCCGAGTTGCCCGCCGTACTGGCGCTCCGGGCGGCCTCGGAAGCCACCGAGGAGGAACACCGGCAGGCCCTGGACACCTTCCTCGGCGAACTGGACGCGCACGGGCTGACGGAACTGGACCCCGGCCACTGGCGCCGGGTGCACCTGGCCTTCGACCCCGACACCTTCGACGGACCGGGCGACACACACGGCTACAGGAGAGGGACGGTGCTCAACCTGGAGGGCGGCGCGTTCCTCGTCTTCCCCGACGACTGGTACCAGTTCGTCCGCGAGTACGGACCCCACGAGGTCAAGGGCAAGCACTACGGGGCGGCCTACCACGACCCGTCCGGCCGCTTCGAGACGCCGGCCCCCTACACGCCGGTGTCCGAGGAGCCGTTCGTCCCGGAGCCGACCAGGGCGCCCGGCTGGGTCGCCGCCTTCCGTGCCGAACTGGCCGAGCGCGGCCCGGTGCCCTGGCGCCCCGAGGCCGCCGAGGAGTTCGCCCGGCTCACCGGCGTCACCCCGACCACGGCCCGGCTGGTGCTCGCCGGCATGCCGCAGACCGACGACAAGCGCGCGAACGTGCCCTCCGCGACCCTGAAGGTCATCGGGGTGAAGTCGGCCGACGCCCGTGTGTCCAAGGACGAACTGAGATCGCTCGACAGCGCCGCCCTGCGGGCCGTGGTGGCGGCACTGCTGCCCACCGAACCGTCCCGGCTCTGGACGCACGGCCCCGACACCGCCCGCGCGGCCGAGGTCTGGAACGAGCGGCTGGGCAGACGCACCCCGCTGCCCGAAGACGTGCTGCACGACGCCGTCCGCACCGTCGAACCCGTCGGCTGGGCACCCGCCGACGCCCTGCGGGGCTTCGTGCACCTGGCCACCGAGCCCCGCCTGACGACGGACCTGACCTGGAGCTTCGGCCGCTACTACCTGGAGACCGCCGAGCAGACCCCCCGCTTCGACAGCTCGGTCCTCAAGGGGTCGGTGGCCCTGGCCGCGTGGCTCGCACACCGGCTCCCGTCCGGCGACCCGCTGCGGGCCACCCTGCCGGGCGTACTGACCGCACTGCGCGAGCGACTGGCCCACCCCGGCCTGCTGCTCGCCCTCGACCGGCGCGGGATCGACTGGGAGGCGTTCCGGCGGGCCGCCTCGGACCCCGCGGAGACCGGCGACGACTTCGAACGCCACGGCGCGGTCGTCCTGGGCACCGAGCGGACGGAACCGCTCCCCGCCATCCGGCCGGCGCTGCTGGACGCCGCCGGTCACGACCCCCACCTCGCGGCGCTGTACACCGGTGAGCGGCCGAACGCCCAGGAAACGGCCCTGCGCCTGGTCCACGACCGGCCGTTCGCCGAACTGCTCGCCGACCCCGGCGACCCCCTGGCCGGCGAGCGCGACGCGGACGGGCTGTGGTGGCCCCAGGACCCCGCCCGCTCCGTGCCCGACCTGGTCGGCGAGGCCGCCAAGCGGTACGGCATCGGCGAGGACGCCGCCGTCCTCTACCTGATGCTGCTCGCCATGCCGGACCCCACCGATCGCAACACCGCACGCTGGACCGGCTGGGGCGGGCAGCGCGGCGGCACCGCCCGGCTGCGTGCCGCCCGGGCCGAACTCGCCGCCACCGACCTCGTGGTCGAGGGCAGCCGTTCCAAGGCAGGACGGTCCCTGTTCCTGCCCGGCGGCTGGACCCGGCCGGGCAACCCGCACCTGCCGCTGGAGCGGTGGAAGCTGCCGATGTACGACCTGCTGGAGGGGGAGGCGCCCGTCCTGGGAGTCGTCGTGCCCACCCGGCCCGTACCGGCGGTGTACCGGGAGGCCTGGCAGCGCGTCCAGGACGGGGACGCGCCGCGCCTGGAGGAACTGGAGGTGCCGCGGCCGGGCAGGCGCCGCCGCTGA
- a CDS encoding DUF4132 domain-containing protein → MGWLAAGDTYEVALVEGRVVARSASAKSPAEGRRERTLPAEIRERPEVVELQRFAEWLDRHAAECVAQVDNWMVSSLPVPTALLAQVWPDEAWQTALRDIVVVGEGPDEVGFLRDADESQGLRVVNLDGETVRLTSRTVTMPHPVLLPDLEELRTFAAESGVVQGVEQIHRATWPAPGDSDGGDTDVVTEFAGAEYRSWFHLSARATSLGYRISGSRVVDRIRDAGRVFTASVGMSDPYTEEKAWTGGLSWSHGDGYRSLPLHEVGPVAYSEGMRMAAALHAGRTVPTDGAE, encoded by the coding sequence ATGGGTTGGCTGGCAGCGGGCGACACCTACGAAGTCGCCCTGGTGGAGGGCCGGGTGGTGGCGCGGTCCGCGTCCGCGAAGTCCCCGGCGGAGGGCAGGCGGGAACGAACGCTGCCCGCGGAGATACGGGAGCGCCCCGAGGTGGTCGAACTCCAGCGCTTCGCCGAGTGGCTGGACCGGCACGCCGCCGAATGCGTGGCGCAGGTCGACAACTGGATGGTGTCCTCGCTCCCGGTGCCCACCGCGCTGCTCGCGCAGGTCTGGCCCGACGAGGCGTGGCAGACGGCCCTGCGGGACATCGTCGTGGTCGGCGAGGGCCCCGACGAGGTCGGCTTCCTGCGCGACGCGGACGAGTCGCAGGGACTGCGGGTGGTGAACCTGGACGGGGAGACCGTCCGCCTGACCTCCCGCACGGTGACCATGCCGCACCCGGTCCTCCTCCCCGACCTGGAGGAACTGCGTACCTTCGCCGCCGAGTCGGGCGTGGTGCAGGGCGTGGAGCAGATCCACCGGGCCACCTGGCCGGCGCCCGGGGACTCCGACGGCGGCGACACCGACGTGGTCACCGAGTTCGCGGGTGCCGAGTACCGCTCGTGGTTCCACCTGTCCGCCCGCGCCACGTCCCTCGGTTACCGGATCTCCGGGAGCCGCGTCGTCGACCGCATCCGGGACGCCGGTCGCGTCTTCACCGCCTCCGTCGGCATGAGCGACCCCTATACGGAGGAGAAGGCCTGGACCGGCGGCCTGAGCTGGAGCCACGGGGACGGGTACCGGAGTCTTCCGCTGCACGAGGTCGGCCCCGTCGCCTATTCCGAGGGCATGCGCATGGCGGCGGCCCTGCACGCCGGCCGCACCGTGCCCACGGACGGCGCCGAGTGA
- the ramR gene encoding two-component system response regulator RamR, giving the protein MGEMVRIAVVHDEKLLRSALVQLLRSDDTLDVSSHCLDADGPELSAALPADVCVVDGECLTGPEDAGAGRLRARYGDRLVVLATAKRPGVLRRAFDGGALGLVDKNAPAHRLITAVHTVARGERFLDETLTVALLKGAEMPLTTRELGVLTLASQGAPIAEIAARLHLSRGTVRNYMATAVRKVGARNRVDAIRIVQSAGWT; this is encoded by the coding sequence GTGGGGGAGATGGTTCGTATTGCCGTGGTGCACGACGAGAAGCTGCTGCGGTCGGCACTGGTGCAACTGCTCAGATCCGACGACACGCTGGACGTGTCCTCGCACTGCCTCGACGCCGACGGTCCGGAGCTGAGTGCGGCATTGCCCGCCGACGTCTGTGTCGTGGACGGAGAGTGCCTGACGGGGCCGGAAGACGCGGGAGCCGGACGCCTGCGGGCCCGGTACGGGGACCGGCTCGTGGTCCTGGCGACCGCCAAGCGGCCGGGAGTGCTGCGCCGGGCGTTCGACGGGGGCGCCCTCGGGCTGGTCGACAAGAACGCCCCGGCCCACCGGCTGATCACCGCCGTGCACACGGTCGCCCGGGGCGAACGCTTCCTGGACGAGACGCTCACCGTGGCCCTGCTGAAGGGTGCGGAGATGCCGCTGACCACGAGGGAACTGGGCGTGCTGACCCTGGCTTCCCAGGGGGCGCCGATCGCCGAGATCGCGGCGCGCCTGCACCTGTCCCGGGGGACGGTCCGCAACTACATGGCCACGGCGGTCCGGAAGGTGGGTGCCCGCAACCGCGTCGACGCGATCCGCATCGTGCAGAGCGCCGGCTGGACCTGA